The Novipirellula aureliae genomic interval GCTTGCTTCGATCGTATCGACGCGTGGCTTCCGGAATGCTGCGCTACCAGCGTTGATGCCTCAACGCAAGTTGGTCAATCTGATTCGCCGAGCATCCGGTTGGCGGCGTCTCTCGGGTCGATCGCCTCGGGTTCGGCCCGCCTGACGATGTACTTCAAGTAAAACGCGCGAACTAATTTTGTATCGCCGACGATTACGGTGTTTTCATTCCGGACTTGGATCTCTTGTTGATCCTTACTGCAATAGATCTCGCTGTATTCCCTTAAGTCCAAGATCCGGAGCCCTTGCTCTTTTCCGTCGAAGGCACAGACATAGGCGATGCCTCGTTTGAGAAGCGGGGCCGTCAATAAGTCACCTTCTAGCTCAAACGGAACGATTTCCAGTGAATTGGTATTGATCGCGATCGCGAAAGGAGGTCCTGGGATCGAATCTCGCATCAAGTTGATCGCACCGGTGGTCGTGAATAGCGCGCGAGGAAAGTTGGGTTCGTCGTTCTCGCCAATTTCACCGTAAAGGATCTCGTACGATTCCTTGTCTTTCCATTCGATCCCCAACGGCAATCGATCGATGTAGAACAGCAATCGATAAACCTGTCTGTGTTGGTCCTTGATCGCGTTGACCCAACCGCCCTTACCATCGTCGTTGGGTCCTGGGTCGTACAGTTCTTTGAGCGTCGGGTTTCCCTCGATCAGTTTCTTGACGGCTTCGCGTCGGTTCTTCGCTTCAACATCGTTGCGAACGCTGGGCATTTGGTCTGATTCGTACATCGGCACGCTTCCTTAGCGACATGCGGCGACTTGAAGGCATTTCAGCCCGTTAGTATGTCACGCCGAACGCCGCTTGGTCAACGTCCCACCGCAATCGCGTCGCCACGCTGCATTTGCATGTCTATTTCTTTTGCATTTCCAACGCTTGTCTCGGTCGAATTCGATTGAGGACCTGCTGCACGGTGCGGGTATTTCGAACCGACTTTTTATCAACATCGCTGAGTTTGGGTTCGCTCTCGACCTAGAATTCGACCGTACATGACAAAACAACCTCCGATTTTACCAACCTAAACGCTCGTTCGATTATTTTGACCCCACGGGCAAACCGCCGATCAATGGACCGGTTTCGCCAAATTGGTCCTCGACGCCGCCTACGAAGCGACGCTCTGCGCGGCAGTCATCAACGCCTCGAAGACCGGTAAGAATACCGTCTACCTCAGCAAAGCAAAACGCAAAAAGACAGCACCGAAGTAGCACGGCAATCCACAATTTGCAATTACATTTGCCGTAGTGGATCTTGTTAAAGATCCGTCGCAACAAGGATCTTTAACAAGATCCACTACCAAGGTTCCAACTGTCAATCCAATTGCAGTTTTGCTTCGCAATCTGCTTTTCCTGTTCATTGTTTTTTTCACGGCTTCCGCCGTCTTGCCCACCAAGCAATGAACCCTTTGCAATGTTCATTTTGCAATTTGCAATGATCTCGTCGGTGCCGGCGTTGGGGAAGCCGGAATTCCGTCAAAGTGGATCGAAGGGATAGCTGAGTATCCCCGCAGCGTTCCATGGATGCGAACACTTGGCGAGCGTTAGCCCGGATTATTCACGAGCGTTCTGATTTAAGATCGTCTGGTAAGAGTTTGGGTGAGATTCGCTGGGGTAGGTGCTTTGGTGCTCGATCAGCGCGGACCGCCCCCTTACCCCCATTCAGAATTTCCCCCCCCCACTCCCCACTCCCCACTCCCCACTCCCCACTCCCCACTCCCCACTCCCAACTCCCAACTCCCAACTCCCAACTCCCAACTCCCAACTCCCAACTCCCAACTCCCCCGCAACCGAACTCGTCTTTACGCCATACGAACTTCTCGATAAGCTTTCGATGGCAGAAGGCGGGATGCTTTCTGCATTTTGAACCAGGGAGGGTGCTAGCGTGTTACGTCGGCGATCAATTCGAACAAAACTTGTAGTCGCACTCGGCTTGTTGACCTCGATCGTTTTGCTGCTGGCTTTCAGTGGTTTTTGGGGGCTTTACGGCTATCGAAGTCTGGCGAATTCGGTCAGCCAGCGGGCGGAGGAGATGCCCCATGCAAACGATTTGAATCGCTTGGCAGAGACGCTTCGCGACAGCAACAGTCGCATGAACGACATGATTCTCAATGGCGGCATGATCGATGCCGGGCTATTGGATAATCCGATGTCGAAACTCGAACAATGTCGTTACGCACAAACGATGTTCGACCTAAGGGTTCGCATCCAGCTCTACAGAGATGCGATTTCCGGAATCCATCAAGGATCCAATTTGTTGATCGATGCCGACCACCAACGCTTCAGTTTGGATAAGATCGACCAATCGGTTGCCGAACTTGTCGCCTTTCACCGGAGCCCTCGCAGCTTGGATTATAATGGCAAAAGCGAATTGTCGCGTCGGCTTGATTCGTTGGTCGAGCTGACTCAAGAACACCTCTCTAACACGCACTCGGAGTTGGCTGAGTTTAGCCAAGACGTTCGCGGTCAATACCGAACGTGGATCGGCGTGGCTTGGGTGTGTACCATCATTTCCTTGATCGTCGTTGGCGTGTTGCTGTGGTCGCTGCATTCGTTGGTCGTCAAGCCGTTTCAAACGCTTTTAGATGGATCGCGTTTGGTCGCCAAGGGACAACTGAGCCATTGGATCGATTTAGGGACCAATGATGAGCTAAACGAATTGGCGATGGCCATGAATGATATGACTAAACGCTTCAAGACGACACTTGGCGAATTGAAATCGGTGAATTCCGATTTGGATCGCCAAGTCCGAGAACGATCGCGGGAAGTGATTCAAAACGAACAATTGGCGAGTGTCGGTTTCCTGGCTGCGGGGGTAGCTCACGAGATCAACAATCCGCTAGCCACGATTGCCTGGAGTGCCGAGTCTCTTGAATCTCGCGTCGAGGAAACCGTCGGATTTGCCAGTGGATCGGCTGCCATCGATAATGAGCTCCTTACCGCGATGCGTTTGAATCTGAGACGCATCCAAGAGGAAGCGTTTCGATGCAAAGGGATCACCGAACGGTTGCTCGATTTCAGCCGCTTAGGTGACGTGCAACGATCGACTACCAACTTAACACAGCTTGTCGAAGAGATCGTTGCGATGGTCAGCAAGGTAGGTAAGTATCGCTGCAAAACGATGCGAACCCATCAAGTCGGTGATGTGTTCGCGCATGTAAACGCTCAAGAGATTCGCCAAGTCATTCTGAACTTGATTACCAATGCTTTAGAGAGTGTTGACACCGACGGTGCAGTCGACATCTATATCAAACAAGTCGGATGCAACGCCTGCGTCGCTGTCCAAGACAACGGATGTGGAATGTCGGCCGAGGTGCTGCAGCATTTGTTTGAACCATTTTTTACTCGCCGTCGCGATGGAACCGGAACGGGTTTGGGACTTAGCATTACCTATCGCATTGTTTCTCAACATGGTGGTTCACTTATCGCTCAAAGCGATGGCGAGGGCTGCGGGTCGCGACTGCAACTCTTGCTTCCCTGCCAAGCGGCCGCACCTCGCGATATCGAATCAGATTCGAATAGATCCGACCTGAACACACTTGAACCGAACACACTTGAACTAAACACAACGGAATGGAACCATGAGTCAATCAAAGCAGCCTAAGCAACCCAAGCGGCCTGCGATGCATGTCTTGTTCGCAGACGACGAAAAGAACTTGCAAGAGCTGATTCGATCCGAGTTGCCTCGCTTCGGCTACAATGTCACCGTCTGCCCCGATGGTTTGACAGCGGTCGCAGCACTCGAAAAAGAACCGTTCGATTGTTTGCTAGTCGACTTGAATATGCCGGGCATGAATGGCATCGAAGTCATTGCCAAAGCACGCGAATTGCGACCGGAAATCGAAGTCGTCATCATGACGGGTAAACCTACGACCGAGACGGCGATTGCGGCGGTCCACTATCAAGTCTTTGACTATTTGACGAAACCCTGCCGGTTGGTCGATATCTCGGGGCTGCTAGGACGCGTGGCCGAACGACAACAGAACAAACGTCAATTGGTCGCTCTCGAGCATCGGCTCAAACGGGCAGAGGGTGACAACAAGATGATCGGCGATGCGAAGCGGATGCAGTCCGTGCGCAATCTGATTGGCAAGGTGGCTCCGACCGAAAGCACCGTATTGATTCGAGGCGAAACCGGCTGCGGAAAAGAATTGGTGGCCCGGGCGGTTCACCAAGCAAGCCTGCGAGCCGACCAACCGCTCGTTGCCATCAATTGCGGTGCCTTGCCAGAGAACTTGATTGAAAGTGAATTGTTCGGTCATTGCAAAGGAGCGTTTACGGGAGCCGATGCGGCGCGGGTCGGATTATTCGAAGTCGCCGATGGAGGAACGATCTTTCTAGACGAAATCGGCGAATTGCCGCTCGCGATGCAGGCTAAGTTGTTGCGAGTCTTGGAAACAGGCGACATCCGACGACTCGGTGACAATCAAACCGTCCACGTCGATGTGCGAGTTGTTTGTGCGACACACCGCGACCTGGAAGCCATGGCTCAAGAGGGAACGTTCCGCGAAGATCTTATGTTCCGAATCAATACGTTCGAAATTGAAGTTCCGCCGCTGCGTGACCGTGTCGAAGATATCATGCCGCTGGCGATTCATCTGCTTCGCCGTCATCGCACCGACGGTGCGGACGATCAATTGTTTACAGCCGAAGCTGCGGCAGAACTCGAAGCTCATCAATGGCCAGGCAATGTGAGGGAACTGGCGAACGTTGTTGAGCACGCAGCGATTCTCTGTGACAAGTTCCCAATTGGCACCGAGGACTTACCGCGACATTTCGGTAAGCGACAGTTGAGAAAGGAACTGCGTGAAAGTGAACCGATGTCGTTGCGCGAGATTGAAATGGTCGCGATCGAGCGTTCACTGCAAAGGCATGATGGCAATAAAGCTGCAGCTGCGGAAGAACTCGGCGTCAGCTTGAAGACGCTCTATAACAAAGTGAACGCCGCTGAAGAAAAGAAGTTAGCGGGCTAAGACCGTCGCACCGCAATCCTCGTAGCCGTGTCTCTCCGAGACACGGGAGTTCGCGTCTCGGAGAGACGCGGCTACGGAGGCGGTTTCGCGTCTTGGAGAGATGTGGTTGCTGAGAGGAGTTCGCGTCTCGGAGAGACGCGGCTACGAGGCGATTTCGCGTCTCGGAGAGATGTGGTTGCTGAGAGGATTTCGCGTCTTGGAGAGATGTGGTTGCTGAGAGGAGTTCGCGTCTCGGAGAGACGCGGATACGAGGCGGTTTCGCGTCTTGGAGAGATGTGGTTGCTGAGAGGATTTCGCGTCTCGGAGAGACGCGGCTACGGGTCGATTGGGTGGCACAATGCTTAGAGGGCAGGACGAACCAAGCTTACCGCAATTCCGATCACTTTAACATCGGTTGCATAGGTTGGTTCAATCGCTTTGTTCGCAGGCTGCAAACGCACTCGACTCGGCTCGGGATGCCAATAACAGAGCATCGATTCGCCAAGGTGGTTCTCGGTGACAACCATTTGTCCCGGTAAGGCATGCTCACAGCGCTCGACGATCACATAGTCTCCATCTCGGATCGACGCATCAATCATCGAATCACCCGAAACCTGAAGCGCGAATCGGTTGTCTTCAAAGATCATCTCGCTGAAGTCAATCCGGTCGTTCTGCTCGAACACGAGCGGCGCGGGAATTCCCGATACAATGCCGCCAAGTGGCAAGCTATTGCCGCTACGATCCGCAGCATTGGTCAATTCAATCGCTCGCGATTTGTTAGGGCTTCTCGTTATCAGACCTTTCCGCTCCAAAGCGCGAAGATGGCACATCACCCCATTAGGACTCTTGATCTCAAAATGCTCGCCGATCTCGCGAACCGTCGGACCGTACCCGCGTTTCACGATCAAGTCGCGAATCATGTTGTATACGTTTTGCTGCCGGTCGGTCAATTGAGACGACATAGGATGCTACCTACCTTTTATATTCTTGTCATAGACGACAAACGAGTGTTTTTCTGCGTGTGCTCGATTGTACCACAAGGTAAACGCTCGTCCACAACAAAAGCTTGGGCGTTTTCACTACTAATTAAAAATAGTAGTCCAGATCACTACAATCAACCCCATTGGAATACACCAAAAAGCGAACCAGTGCAGGCGGTCGAGGCGGCTCCAACGAATCAGCCATTTCAGAGCCAAAATACCGACCAGGAACGCAACAACCGCTCCGACGATCAACTCGAGGTTGCTGTACATCATCGGCGAACCCGATTCTCGCTGTTCGACAAGGTCCTTCAAGGCCAGTACGGTTGCACCACAAATGGCTGGAATGGCGAGCAGGAACGAAAAGGTCACGGAGTCATCGTTTTTAAGTCCGAGTAGTCGTCCGCCCAAAATAGTCGAACCGCTACGGCTTACCCCGGGTAGGATGGCGAAGGCCTGGAAACAGCCAATCGTCAAGGCGCCGAGCATCGAGAGTTTCTGATACTCACCATCGCGAGGCTTCAGTCGTCCGAGTACGATCAAAAAGATTCCGGTAACGATTAGCATCGCACCAACAAGTAGCGGACTTCTCAGCAAATACTCGAAGTTTTGCTTGATGGTCAATCCGATGACCACCGCTGGGATGGTTCCAACGACCATCAAACCTATGACACGGCGATCGCTGGTTAAGAGCTTGAGAATCCGTTTCCAGTAGACCACCAAGATGGACCCTAGCGTTCCGGCGTGAAGAATGATCTCCATCGTGGGCGATTCGCTCAATTCACCCATCATCGCCCCGACAATGACGAGGTGCCCCGAGGAGCTGATGGGCAAAAACTCTGCGATTCCCTGAATAATCGCCAAGATGATTGTTTGTAACACGTCAGATCTATCTTCCGTAATGTGCTTTTAAACCGTTGCCGAAACCCTTGGCGAGTTTCGCTGCAAAAACCGACAGCCGCTTCGGACGGAGCCCGGATGCGTCAATCAATCCGCTGAGCAGCGGGAGGCTCGGAAACGTCAGCCGTTGGCGCGGTGGGTTTTACGACAACGTGGCCATGTGGCGTATTGCGAGCCACGAGAATAACTCCGGTCACCGTCAACAGCATACCCAGCCAAAGCATCGGACTCACCGTTGTCCCTGCGTGCAGACGGACCACCGAAACGAGCGCGGTAATCGAAACTGCCCCTCCAAAGACAATCGGCATCACCAACAAAGCATTGCCTTTGCTGGTCATCATCGCGGTCGTCAAACACAATGCACCGAATGCCCCAAGTGTTCCAGCAAGGAATCCCCATTTCAAGGTTGGAAAATGAGCCCCACCGTATTGGAAGCTGTCGCCTTTTACTTTCATCATCAGCAAACCGCCAGCGATTGCGATGACCAAATAAGCGATTCCGATAAACACGTAGGGTTTAAACGGGGTCCAACCTTCGGGCGGAAGCAGGGGGCGACCATCAACGCCGCGAGGCGATTGTGCGTTGCCGATTGCAGGTCCATAGCAGCCCCAAAAACATGCGGTTCCAATTGCAAAGAGTATTGGTATTAACATTTTATTCATAGATTTCTCAGGAAGGATCGGGAAGTAACCGCGACTAAACATTGAACAGAAAGTGGCAAATATCTCCGTCTTGCATCACGTACGCTTTTCCTTCGACCCGCAATTTGCCCGCTTGCCGAATCTCTTTCTCACTCTTGTAGTTTTCCAAGTCGTCAAGCGTGTAGATTTCGGCACGAATAAAACCTCGTTCGAAATCGCTGTGAATGACGCCTGCGGCTTGGGGAGCGGTCGCCCCGATGGGGACAGGCCACGCGCGCACCTCTTTTTCACCCGCGGTAAAGTAACTTTGCAAGCCAAGCGTGCGATAGGTCTCGCGAGCAATTTGGTTCAGAGCCGGCTCGACGAGTCCAATGTCGGTCAACATTTCACTGCGATCGGGTTCCTCGAGTTCGGCGATTTCGGCTTCTAGCTTTGCGCAAACACATACGACCCCAGCACCGGAGGCTTCCGCATAGCCGCGGACTTTTTCGACGAGCGGATCATTACCTTCCAAATCATTTTCGTCGACATTCGCCACGTAGAGGACCGGCTTGGCCGTCATCAGCCCGTAGCTTGAGATCGCGGCGGCTTCCGGTTCGCTCAGCTCGAGGGTGCGAAGCGGTAAATCTTTCGCCAAATGCTCGTTGCACTTTTCGATCACAGCGACTCGTAATTTCGCTTCCTTGTCGCCGCTGCGGGCACTACGCTGTGCTTTGCTGAGTGAGTTTTCAAGTGTTTGGATATCGGCCAGCATGAGTTCGGTTTCGATCGTTTCGATATCCGACAGCGGGTCAACGGTTCCAGCGACATGCGTGATATCGTCATCTTCGAAACAGCGCACGACTTGAACGATCGCGTCGACTTGACGGATATGGCTTAGAAATTTATTTCCTAGCCCTTGCCCCTCACTTGCGCCTTTGACAATGCCCGCAATGTCGACCAACTTTAACATCGCTGGAATCGTTTTCTGCGGCACAATGTATTTCGTAATCTGGGTCAATCGAGCATCGGGAACACTGACGATGCCTTCGTTAGGTTCGATTGTACAGAACGGATAATTCTCACTTTGTGCCGATTTCGAGCAGGTAAGTGCATTGAAAAGCGTGCTTTTGCCTACGTTTGGCAACCCAACAATTCCAGCTTCCATCGCCTGGGAACAACCTAATGATTTATGTACAGATGTGTTTAAAAAATAACATTTCGTTGATTTCGGTGATTTTTTTGCAGCCGAGACTACCGAATTCGACAAGATGGTATCAAGCAAACGCCATTGCTCGAAGGGGGTTAAACCGCGTGCCCAGCGGGCCGCTCGCCCCATCGCCCAGCGGGCCGCGCAACCCGTCAACTCGCAGTCCCCTGGGCAGACGGTTCAAGCAAGCACGATAACCCTCGGGTAAAGCCGGCGAAAATCTGTTACGATCTTGAGGGCAGACCGCCGAACCCTAACCCGTTTTAGCGCCAATTTTCAAAAAACTGATCAATGCATCGAGCCTTTTTATCCCCTCTCTTGCTATTCGTTTTTCTTTTCGTCTTTCTTTTCGTCGGTCTCGGTTCCAACTTGACGTTTGGCCAAAACGGGACGCCACCGAGCGATTCACCGCCAGCCGAAAACGTGGCCGAGAAGTCGGCGGTTGAGGATAACGTGGCCGAGAAGTCGGCGGTTGAGGATGCTGACTCGAATTGGATGACGCAGATTGACACATGGTTCGGCGACTACGTCGTCACGCCTGTGGCAAAAGCGATCTTCTTTGATTTTGGCACGAAAAACTGGAAATGGACGCAGACCAGTATCCCGTTTGTCGTCGTCTGGCTGCTCGCAGGCGGCGTGTTCCTGACGATTCGCATGGGCTTTATTAATTTCCGCGCGTTTCGTCATGCCATCGATTTGGCTCGTGGCGTTTACGATTCACCAGGCGAACCGGGCGAGGTGACTCACTTCCAAGCTTTGGCTGCAGCATTGTCGGCGACGGTCGGTTTGGGGAATATCGCTGGCGTCGCAATCGCGATCGGCACCGGCGGCCCCGGTGCAACCCTCTGGATTATGGTGGTCGGAATTCTCGGCATGTCGGCAAAATTCACCGAATGTACCCTCGGACAACTTTACCGCGTCACCGACGATGATGGCCATGTCATCGGTGGCCCGATGCGGTACCTTCACAGCGGTTTGAAAGACATTGGACTCGAACCACTTGGGCGAGTCTTGGCAGTCGTCTTTATGGTCCTATGTATTGGAGCCAGTTTCGGAGGCGGGAACGCTTTCCAAGTCGGCCAGTCGCTGGCAACGGTTCGTGACGAGATCCCAGCCTTGGAAACGATGCCTTGGATCTACGGCTTGGTGATGGCGGTTGCCGTTGGTGTCGTTATCATCGGCGGGATCAAGAGCATCGGTGCGGTTGCGGGGCGAATCGTTCCTTTCATGTGCATCGCTTACGTCTTAGCAGCACTCTATATTTTGCTTCACAACCTTACGTCAATTCCAGCTGCGATCGTGACGATCGTAACCGAAGCCTTTGCACCCCAAGCAATGTATGGTGGCTTTTTGGGAGTGCTTGTGATCGGAATCAAACGGGCAGCGTTTAGCAATGAGGCAGGCGTCGGTTCGGCTGCGATCGCCCACTCCGCCGCAAAAACGGACGAACCGGTCAGCGAAGGTATCGTCGCGCTATTGGAACCGTTTATTGATACCGTTGTCGTTTGTACAATCACCTCTCTCGTCGTCGTTGTCACCGGTGCCTATGAAGCCCCGGAATTGGCGTCAGCAATCGGTGCGGATCAAGGGGCCAAAGTGACGCTGTACGCGTTTCGAATGGGCGGCCACGAATGGTTTAAGTACATCTTGTACGCGGCGGTCGTCCTGTTCGCCTACTCAACTTGCATTAGCTGGTCTTATTACGGCGAACGATGCTGGGTCCAATTGTTCGGGGTCCGCACATCACTGATTTACAAAGGAATGTTCTTAGTGTTTACTCTGCTCGGATCGATCGTCACGCGTGGCAACATTTTGGCCTTCAGCGATTTGATGATTCTGGGGATGAGCCTACCGAATCTGCTCGGTGTTTTCCTACTTAGCGGCATCGTCAAGAGACAACTCGATTCTTACTGGGATAAGTACAAGAGCGGCAAATTCGAACGGGTGAAGTAGACGTGAATCGAGTCTGTGTGATCAATGTTGTTGGTTTGACGCCATCGCTCCTCAGCGAAGCACCCAACATTGCCGCGGCCGGGAACGTGAGTCCATGGAAAAGTCCATTGCCTGCCGTTACGTCAACGTGTCAAGCAACAATGTTGACCGGTTCCCTTCCGCGAGATCACGGAATCGTTGGCAACGGATGGTATTACCGCGACACCCAAGAGATTCGGTTTTGGCAACAAGCTAACTCGCTCGTGCAAGGAAAAAAGTTTTACGAAGGCTTTGAGACAGCAAAACTGTTTTGGTGGTTTAACCAATCAGCACCCGTTCAATATAGCGCAACGCCGAAACCGCATTATGGATGCGACGGTTCGAAAGTATTCGACATTCTCGACTTCACGGAGTGCTGCTTGACGCAGCGTCTAGGGCCATTCCCGTTTTTTACGTTTTGGGGCCCCCATTCGGGGCTGGCGTGTTCTCGCTGGATCGCCGATGCAGCGTCGATCGTACTCCGCGAAAAACGGCCCGAATTGTCGCTCGTCTACCTCCCCCATCTCGATTACGATTTCCAGCGGTTTTCGGAGCCAAGCATGTCCCGAGTCCGTGAAGTGGACGAGTGTGCCAAGACGATTATTGATGCTGCCGCAGACGTGGATACCGAAGTCGTCATTGTCTCGGAGTACGGACTGACAGCGGTCGATCAACCTGTGTTCCTCAATCGAGAACTAAGACGCGAGGGATGGCTGAAGATCCGCAGCGGACCGTTCGGCGAGATGATGATCCCGGGCGAATGTGATGCGTTCGCAGTCTGCGATCATCAACTCGCTCATGTCTACGTTCGCCAACCGGAACAGATGGAGGAAGTACAGGCCAAGCTGCAAAGCGTGCCGGGAGTGGACCGAGTGGTGGCTGCGGAAGAACTCGGGCTCGATCACCCGCGCAGTGGCGAGCTGATCTGTTTGGCCAAACCAAACGCCTGGTTTGCCTACTACTATTGGCTGAACGATGATGTTGCTCCTGACTTTGCACGAACGGTCGACATCCATCGCAAACCAGGCTACGACCCTTGTGAACTTTTTATGACGAGCAAGTTTCGGGCGATGCGAAAACTGGTTCGAAAGAAACTCGGATTTCGCTATTCCATGGACATTATTCCGCTCGACCCGTCTCTCGTTCGTGGTAGCCATGGCTTGATGACGGCACCGGATCGCGGTCCGTTAATTATCGGTTCTGGAGATTTGCCAACCGAAATGTGTGGTTTTTCAAGCTATGTTCAAGAGCGACTTCGAAGGCAGGGTTAAGGCAGGGCTGTCAAAACGTTGGGACGTTGATCGGGTTGTGCCATCGCGTGCTCAAAAGCCGTTTTTTTTACCGTCCTAAGAAGCGGCTGAGTTGCTAAAAATTGGCTCCGACGGAAAGTGTTCGTCGACCACTTGATGGAACTCAGCCGCCGTCGAAACCCTTGCCACGTGCGTTCGAAAGTGGCGTGCTCCGCGTTTTCCTTGGGCGTAGCAGCAAGCGTATTTGCGCATCAACACGGTCGCCTTCTCTTCACCGAAACGATCGACGACTAAACGGAAATGGTGCAACATGACGTCACGTTGCTCGGCCAACGTTGGTTCGGGTGGCACCGGATCACCTTTGAGCGCCGCAGCGGCTTGGGAAAAGAGCCACGGCCGACCCAAGCAAGCTCGCGCGATCATGACTCCGTCGACGTTGTAGTTCTGAAAAGCCGCCACCACCTTTTCAGCGGAATCAAGATCCCCGTTTCCAATCAGAGGGATGTTTCGGAGGTGCTGCTTGATTTCACTAATTCGTTCCCAATCGGCATTGCCACGGAACATATCTTTTGCGGTTCGACCATGGACGGTTAATGCCGCCGCCCCCGCTTCTTCGACCACCTTAGCGATCTCATTGCAGTTGATACTCTCAGGGGAACAGCCCAAACGGATCTTTGCGGTTACTGGCGTCGGATTACATGCTTTGACAAGTCGATGGATGATGTGGAACATTCGCTGTGGCTCACGCAGCAAATAGCTGCCGCTATGAGCTTTTTCGGTGACTTGGCGAACCGGACAGCCGAAATTGATATCGACGACGCTGACGCGGTATTCGTCAACCAGACGACGACCAACTTTGGCCATCGTCTCGGCATCGTTGTCCCAGATCTGGACCGCCAACGGTCGAGCCTCTTCGGCGACGCCCCACAATCGATCGGGATGCTCTGCTTCGTTCTCGTCAAGCCAGACAAAGCCACGAGCATTCACCATCTCGGTTGCGAGCAACCCGCTACCGCCAAACTGACGTACTATTTGCCGAAAGGCCGCGTTCGTAAACCCGGCCATCGGTGCTTGCAAAATAGGTGGATCGATGACGAGATCACCGATTTGAAGTGGAGCAGCGGGGATGGCGATCGTTTCTCTCCAACGAAAAAAGGAAAAAGACAGGCGGGGCCGTTCATCGCGTGGGCTTCGCATGCTCTTCTAACTTCCGCAACTTTAGCCCAAACTGCGACGACATGATTTCGTCCCGGATGCGATTCCGGATGAGTCGCCTCGCACCACTAGGCCAACCAGCTTGGCATCTCACCGGCGGCAGGCAATTCGATTATTTTGACTCGCGTGACCGACTCGATCGCTTCGATTTCGCTTACCGCTTCATCGGCAACCTCCCCGTCAATGCTGAGCACCCCAATCGATGGCCCCCCGGGAGTGTTACCTTCACGTCCGACGGCCATCTGGGCGATATTGACTCCGTGCTTACCAAAGGCGGTACCCACCTTGCCGATGATGCCGGGGACGTCATTGTGCGAGAAGACAAACAGCTTGCCATCAAGAAACGATTCAAGTCGATAATCGTCAAGCATAATTAAGCGAGGCATGCTTTGCCCGAGCACCGTGCCACCGACGACGACCGTTCGCCCGCCACCCGATACGGTCGCATGAATGCTGGAGGCAAACGAGCCTTTGCCGCGTCGCTTTTCCTCGTTCAATTCAATCCCCCGCTCGCGAACCAACATCTCGGAATTGA includes:
- the dusB gene encoding tRNA dihydrouridine synthase DusB, translated to MRSPRDERPRLSFSFFRWRETIAIPAAPLQIGDLVIDPPILQAPMAGFTNAAFRQIVRQFGGSGLLATEMVNARGFVWLDENEAEHPDRLWGVAEEARPLAVQIWDNDAETMAKVGRRLVDEYRVSVVDINFGCPVRQVTEKAHSGSYLLREPQRMFHIIHRLVKACNPTPVTAKIRLGCSPESINCNEIAKVVEEAGAAALTVHGRTAKDMFRGNADWERISEIKQHLRNIPLIGNGDLDSAEKVVAAFQNYNVDGVMIARACLGRPWLFSQAAAALKGDPVPPEPTLAEQRDVMLHHFRLVVDRFGEEKATVLMRKYACCYAQGKRGARHFRTHVARVSTAAEFHQVVDEHFPSEPIFSNSAAS
- a CDS encoding alkaline phosphatase family protein; amino-acid sequence: MNRVCVINVVGLTPSLLSEAPNIAAAGNVSPWKSPLPAVTSTCQATMLTGSLPRDHGIVGNGWYYRDTQEIRFWQQANSLVQGKKFYEGFETAKLFWWFNQSAPVQYSATPKPHYGCDGSKVFDILDFTECCLTQRLGPFPFFTFWGPHSGLACSRWIADAASIVLREKRPELSLVYLPHLDYDFQRFSEPSMSRVREVDECAKTIIDAAADVDTEVVIVSEYGLTAVDQPVFLNRELRREGWLKIRSGPFGEMMIPGECDAFAVCDHQLAHVYVRQPEQMEEVQAKLQSVPGVDRVVAAEELGLDHPRSGELICLAKPNAWFAYYYWLNDDVAPDFARTVDIHRKPGYDPCELFMTSKFRAMRKLVRKKLGFRYSMDIIPLDPSLVRGSHGLMTAPDRGPLIIGSGDLPTEMCGFSSYVQERLRRQG
- a CDS encoding alanine/glycine:cation symporter family protein — encoded protein: MHRAFLSPLLLFVFLFVFLFVGLGSNLTFGQNGTPPSDSPPAENVAEKSAVEDNVAEKSAVEDADSNWMTQIDTWFGDYVVTPVAKAIFFDFGTKNWKWTQTSIPFVVVWLLAGGVFLTIRMGFINFRAFRHAIDLARGVYDSPGEPGEVTHFQALAAALSATVGLGNIAGVAIAIGTGGPGATLWIMVVGILGMSAKFTECTLGQLYRVTDDDGHVIGGPMRYLHSGLKDIGLEPLGRVLAVVFMVLCIGASFGGGNAFQVGQSLATVRDEIPALETMPWIYGLVMAVAVGVVIIGGIKSIGAVAGRIVPFMCIAYVLAALYILLHNLTSIPAAIVTIVTEAFAPQAMYGGFLGVLVIGIKRAAFSNEAGVGSAAIAHSAAKTDEPVSEGIVALLEPFIDTVVVCTITSLVVVVTGAYEAPELASAIGADQGAKVTLYAFRMGGHEWFKYILYAAVVLFAYSTCISWSYYGERCWVQLFGVRTSLIYKGMFLVFTLLGSIVTRGNILAFSDLMILGMSLPNLLGVFLLSGIVKRQLDSYWDKYKSGKFERVK